From Deltaproteobacteria bacterium, the proteins below share one genomic window:
- a CDS encoding NAAT family transporter, which produces MSTFFLLSLTTLLTIVNPLGALAPFLAMTHDETLQKRRRTARRAALVSTGVLAGCAAIGGFIFRFYGITLPALKVAGGVLLFFVAFDMINARTSRTKSTEDEQVEGAAKDEIAVFPLAIPLLSGPGSIVTVFMLSDQAKGWMRDLALYGAICIVGLASYLTLSEAHRITDRIGQIGMNIISRLMGLVLATMSVQFIVDGLTAAVKVSFPMFGK; this is translated from the coding sequence GTGAGCACGTTTTTTCTTTTGTCACTTACCACGCTTTTGACGATCGTGAATCCCCTCGGTGCGCTTGCGCCGTTTCTTGCGATGACCCACGATGAAACTTTGCAAAAGCGGCGGCGAACAGCGAGACGAGCTGCCCTCGTTTCAACCGGCGTACTTGCGGGGTGCGCAGCGATCGGTGGATTCATTTTTCGCTTCTATGGAATCACTTTGCCGGCGCTGAAAGTAGCGGGCGGTGTACTTCTCTTCTTCGTGGCTTTTGACATGATAAATGCTCGCACGTCGCGAACGAAGTCGACAGAGGATGAGCAGGTGGAGGGCGCTGCGAAAGATGAGATCGCCGTTTTCCCTTTGGCAATTCCTCTTCTGTCGGGGCCGGGTTCCATCGTTACTGTGTTCATGTTGTCGGACCAAGCGAAAGGCTGGATGCGGGATCTTGCTTTGTATGGTGCAATTTGCATCGTTGGTCTTGCTAGCTACTTGACGCTCAGTGAAGCGCACCGAATTACCGATCGAATCGGACAAATTGGCATGAACATCATTTCTCGATTAATGGGTCTGGTTCTTGCGACCATGTCGGTTCAATTTATCGTCGACGGTTTAACTGCTGCCGTGAAGGTATCGTTTCCGATGTTTGGAAAATAA
- a CDS encoding high-potential iron-sulfur protein, with product MSNTRRDFLKFSTLTVAGAALLGKVVAPSTSFAQAAKGAKLPMVDEKADPTAKALGYHADATKVDTKKWTKRAGAEGAKQLCSNCLLLNGAKVTTDAAAPCSLFPNKLVASKGWCNSWVKNPAAK from the coding sequence ATGTCGAACACTCGTCGTGATTTTTTAAAATTCTCTACATTAACTGTTGCTGGAGCCGCGTTACTTGGAAAAGTAGTTGCTCCATCAACATCTTTCGCACAAGCAGCGAAAGGTGCAAAACTTCCCATGGTCGACGAGAAAGCCGACCCAACTGCGAAGGCCCTCGGGTACCACGCAGATGCCACGAAAGTTGACACAAAGAAATGGACTAAACGTGCGGGCGCTGAAGGTGCGAAACAGCTTTGCTCGAACTGCCTTCTATTGAATGGCGCAAAAGTAACAACGGACGCTGCTGCGCCGTGCTCGCTCTTCCCGAACAAACTTGTAGCCTCTAAGGGCTGGTGCAATAGCTGGGTAAAGAACCCAGCTGCGAAGTAA
- a CDS encoding HNH endonuclease produces MRALVLNSSYQPVKLVSWQRALLLWFQGKVEVLEYHPSNEVTVRSAREEFQVPSVLRLKRFINHRRFTRVKFCRENVYRRDDYRCQYCGDEFNVKELTLDHVVPASKKGRKDWTNMVTACRRCNHRKANRTPLAAGMPLLSEPRVPAWLPPIQTGFKLDNLPESWRAYLGGLTEDMFSDLPTDLEDLTG; encoded by the coding sequence ATCAGGGCACTTGTTCTTAACTCTAGTTATCAACCTGTCAAACTTGTCAGTTGGCAAAGAGCCTTGCTTCTGTGGTTTCAAGGTAAAGTAGAAGTTCTAGAATATCACCCCTCAAACGAAGTCACTGTGCGGTCGGCACGCGAAGAGTTTCAAGTTCCTTCCGTCTTGCGTTTAAAACGCTTCATCAATCATCGCCGCTTCACCCGCGTCAAATTCTGTCGAGAAAATGTTTACCGCCGAGACGACTATCGATGTCAGTACTGCGGAGATGAATTCAACGTTAAAGAACTGACGCTTGATCACGTTGTCCCGGCTAGTAAAAAAGGCCGCAAAGATTGGACAAATATGGTGACAGCTTGTCGACGGTGCAACCATCGAAAGGCCAATCGCACGCCGCTCGCTGCCGGAATGCCACTGCTTTCTGAACCTCGAGTCCCAGCTTGGCTTCCGCCCATCCAAACCGGTTTTAAGCTTGATAACCTTCCGGAATCTTGGCGCGCTTATTTAGGCGGCCTGACGGAAGACATGTTTTCGGATCTTCCGACAGATCTTGAGGACCTCACCGGCTAG
- a CDS encoding biopolymer transporter ExbD, translating into MAFGDSSGSGQIQEINDINITPFVDVVLVLLVIFIVTAPIMMKDLLEVKLPKTSAADTRASSPLAIAITAQGQIMVDGQVVTEEILRARSEEAYKKDPMTSVILAADQDARHGSVVRVIGIFKGAGLSNFAIQVEKQVEASP; encoded by the coding sequence ATGGCGTTTGGTGATTCCTCCGGATCAGGTCAAATTCAAGAAATCAATGACATCAACATCACACCCTTCGTTGATGTCGTCTTGGTGCTTTTGGTCATTTTCATTGTGACGGCACCAATCATGATGAAGGACTTGCTCGAAGTAAAACTTCCGAAGACATCCGCCGCGGACACAAGGGCATCAAGCCCTCTGGCCATCGCCATCACCGCTCAAGGTCAAATCATGGTCGACGGTCAGGTGGTGACCGAGGAGATCCTGCGAGCACGCTCCGAGGAGGCCTACAAGAAAGATCCGATGACGTCGGTCATTTTAGCTGCAGACCAAGACGCACGCCATGGCTCGGTCGTCAGAGTTATTGGAATCTTTAAAGGTGCTGGGCTTTCAAACTTCGCAATCCAAGTCGAAAAGCAGGTGGAAGCTTCACCATGA
- a CDS encoding energy transducer TonB yields MNGSSSSLQPTRLTPLQISLLLHAAVAIPFLVTIFAFPRIRTTTERVPIRIVETNPPPAANEPPKAVRLNDSRPLPKPINAPVPVFGLSNQTLKDSSSTVEIKAGNTIAKEIDNLKALNDDALPIPTDEFLVTQMPRIKKEIRAQYPEAARNARIEGPIVLDLLINAEGAVVDVKVVSGLGYGLDEAAVNAIKLFEFEPARVQDQKVAVKIRYTYRFELRS; encoded by the coding sequence ATGAACGGGTCGAGTTCATCATTACAGCCGACTCGGCTTACGCCGCTACAGATTTCACTCTTGCTTCACGCGGCTGTGGCGATACCGTTTCTTGTTACTATTTTTGCTTTCCCGCGAATTCGCACCACAACCGAACGAGTTCCTATTCGCATTGTGGAAACTAATCCACCGCCTGCGGCCAATGAACCACCCAAAGCAGTGCGCTTAAATGACTCGCGACCGCTTCCCAAACCGATCAACGCGCCCGTTCCAGTTTTTGGTCTTTCCAATCAAACACTGAAAGACAGTTCTTCAACGGTGGAAATCAAAGCTGGAAACACGATCGCGAAAGAGATTGATAATCTTAAAGCTCTCAATGACGACGCGCTCCCTATTCCAACTGACGAGTTTCTGGTGACCCAGATGCCGCGTATCAAAAAGGAAATCCGCGCTCAGTACCCGGAGGCCGCAAGAAACGCACGGATCGAAGGCCCCATCGTGCTTGATCTTCTCATTAATGCGGAGGGGGCCGTGGTCGACGTAAAAGTCGTGAGTGGCCTCGGCTATGGCCTCGACGAGGCTGCTGTAAACGCAATCAAACTTTTTGAATTTGAACCCGCTAGAGTACAAGATCAGAAAGTCGCGGTAAAAATTCGCTACACCTATCGGTTCGAGCTGAGGTCTTAA
- a CDS encoding potassium transporter Kup, whose protein sequence is MSAQLENPPSSAQHTIAKQPLIALSLAALGIVYGDIGTSPLYALRECFHGAHAMELTPDRVLGVLSLILWALILTVSVKYMIFILEADNRGEGGILALTALSIPHRLRDRKWLLFGLGVFGAALMYGDGVITPAISVLSAVEGLKIAAPGLQPFVVPITVAVLVILFLQQRHGTGKIGAVFGPIILIWFTVLAILGVRGILMNPEVLGAISPHHAVRFFLDHGKEAFFVMGSVFLVVTGGEALYADMGHFGKSPIRWAWFTVALPGLVLNYFGQGALLLADPANATNPFYLLAPSWGVIPLVILATAAAVIASQALISGVFSLTKQGIQLGLSPRLQIVHTSSREIGQIYMPHVNYALLIGTLWLVVTFKSSSNLAAAYGISVSMTMVITTILAYIVARRRWGWSAGLAAAVCGFFLIVDVAFLSANLLKFAQGGWIPFVIGCVMALLMATWRKGRKILSVRMKAATPPIREFLAKLQQDPGIQKVRGVAVFMVGDPEVTPPAMVHNVKHNKVLHDKVMILTVLTEEIPYVEERNRLKVDKIIDGVFKVEAHFGFMETPDVMALMARIQDTGLKFEIPEITFFVGRETLIASDHPGMAIWREHIFAFMARNSHRATAFFNIPANQVIEVGMQVEL, encoded by the coding sequence GTGAGCGCACAACTAGAGAATCCCCCATCATCGGCCCAGCATACCATCGCTAAACAACCGCTAATCGCCTTGTCACTTGCGGCACTCGGGATTGTTTACGGCGATATCGGGACGTCCCCCTTGTACGCACTTCGAGAATGTTTTCACGGTGCTCATGCTATGGAGCTCACGCCTGATCGCGTTCTCGGGGTGCTCTCGCTTATTTTGTGGGCTCTTATTTTAACCGTCAGCGTGAAATACATGATTTTTATTTTGGAAGCTGACAACCGTGGCGAAGGTGGAATCTTAGCGCTGACGGCGCTCTCGATTCCTCACCGCCTTCGAGATCGCAAATGGCTGTTGTTTGGCTTGGGAGTTTTTGGTGCAGCTCTTATGTATGGCGATGGCGTTATCACTCCTGCCATTTCGGTTTTGTCAGCTGTCGAGGGTTTAAAGATTGCGGCTCCTGGGCTTCAGCCTTTTGTGGTGCCGATCACAGTCGCAGTTCTCGTCATTTTGTTTTTACAGCAGCGTCACGGCACCGGGAAAATTGGTGCCGTTTTCGGCCCGATAATTTTAATTTGGTTTACCGTGCTTGCGATTCTGGGTGTCCGCGGAATTTTGATGAATCCGGAAGTCTTAGGTGCCATCAGTCCTCACCATGCCGTTCGATTTTTTCTTGATCATGGCAAGGAAGCCTTTTTTGTAATGGGCTCTGTGTTTCTGGTTGTGACTGGTGGCGAAGCACTTTATGCGGACATGGGGCATTTTGGAAAGTCGCCCATTCGGTGGGCTTGGTTCACGGTGGCGCTACCCGGCTTAGTCTTGAATTACTTCGGTCAAGGTGCACTTTTATTGGCAGACCCCGCGAATGCGACAAACCCATTTTACCTCCTGGCGCCAAGCTGGGGCGTCATTCCGCTTGTGATCTTAGCGACAGCGGCCGCCGTTATTGCCAGCCAAGCTCTGATTTCTGGCGTCTTCTCGCTGACGAAGCAAGGGATTCAGTTGGGCTTGAGCCCGCGTCTTCAGATCGTTCACACGTCCTCGCGTGAAATCGGGCAGATTTATATGCCACACGTGAACTACGCTTTGCTGATTGGAACGCTTTGGTTGGTTGTTACTTTCAAGAGTTCTTCTAACCTCGCTGCCGCCTATGGCATCAGCGTTTCGATGACGATGGTGATCACAACGATTTTGGCCTACATTGTAGCGCGACGGCGCTGGGGTTGGAGCGCAGGTTTAGCTGCCGCGGTCTGCGGTTTTTTCCTGATCGTTGATGTAGCCTTCTTGTCGGCAAATCTATTGAAATTTGCCCAAGGTGGATGGATTCCGTTCGTCATTGGCTGTGTAATGGCGCTGTTGATGGCGACGTGGCGCAAAGGTCGAAAAATTCTTTCCGTTCGGATGAAAGCCGCGACACCTCCAATTCGCGAATTTTTGGCGAAACTGCAGCAAGATCCAGGAATTCAAAAAGTGCGCGGGGTTGCGGTCTTTATGGTCGGTGATCCAGAAGTCACCCCGCCTGCAATGGTGCACAATGTGAAACACAACAAAGTGCTTCACGATAAGGTTATGATTCTGACCGTATTGACGGAGGAAATCCCCTACGTTGAAGAGCGAAATCGATTGAAGGTGGATAAGATCATCGATGGAGTCTTTAAAGTCGAAGCTCATTTTGGATTTATGGAAACACCGGATGTGATGGCGTTGATGGCGCGAATTCAAGACACGGGATTAAAATTTGAAATTCCGGAAATAACTTTCTTTGTTGGACGGGAAACGTTGATCGCAAGTGACCATCCGGGAATGGCGATTTGGCGCGAACATATTTTTGCGTTCATGGCTAGAAATTCACATCGTGCAACGGCCTTCTTCAATATTCCGGCAAATCAAGTTATTGAAGTCGGAATGCAGGTTGAGCTTTGA
- a CDS encoding squalene/phytoene synthase family protein: MKAVAASLDLDSHLVRVSRSFAFCIARLEAPLNRQVGLSYLICRILDSVEDAQWLDRGGQAKAFEEFILFLHLDSSGDMKKVEAWSQRVIAETKLPEHEILLLADAGLVFRELWNERPRVREAMVRPIESMARGMMEYSGLQLKMAVPSSNLAIKLKNLGDVNRYCFFVAGVVGEILNGLLKLVAEDRGVRVATSLVEGFRFGLFLQKVNLLKDRETDLQEGRDLVPSRFLVFQSAFQDARKAFSYLSSIPLIFESYRLFCGWSLFLGLASLPHIASGRKIGRLETLALLATVESRVNSNLDLEALFEKYLDQALGAVDEESEEVASSRAESTASSIEDYRRNYVGVANDQELRELVEGRLS, encoded by the coding sequence ATGAAAGCTGTAGCCGCTTCCTTAGATCTCGATTCGCATTTAGTTCGTGTCAGTCGAAGTTTTGCTTTTTGTATTGCTCGGCTTGAGGCGCCACTCAATCGTCAGGTCGGGTTGTCTTATTTGATATGTCGAATTCTCGATAGCGTCGAAGACGCCCAGTGGCTGGATCGTGGCGGCCAGGCTAAAGCTTTTGAGGAATTCATTTTGTTTCTGCATTTGGATTCGTCCGGTGACATGAAAAAAGTAGAAGCGTGGTCGCAGCGAGTGATCGCCGAGACCAAATTGCCCGAGCACGAAATTCTTCTACTAGCAGATGCGGGGTTGGTTTTTCGCGAGCTTTGGAACGAGCGCCCACGTGTCCGCGAGGCCATGGTACGTCCGATCGAGAGCATGGCACGCGGAATGATGGAGTATTCGGGTTTACAGCTAAAAATGGCTGTACCCAGTTCGAATCTAGCTATCAAACTTAAAAATCTGGGCGACGTGAACCGCTATTGTTTTTTCGTGGCCGGTGTCGTTGGCGAGATTCTAAATGGTCTTTTGAAGCTCGTCGCAGAAGATCGAGGCGTTCGAGTTGCCACGTCTTTGGTCGAAGGTTTTCGATTTGGTCTTTTTCTGCAGAAAGTCAATTTGCTGAAAGATCGAGAAACGGATTTGCAAGAAGGTCGCGATCTCGTCCCTTCGCGGTTTCTTGTTTTCCAAAGTGCTTTTCAGGATGCAAGAAAAGCATTCTCCTACCTTTCTTCCATTCCCTTAATTTTTGAGAGCTACAGACTGTTCTGCGGCTGGTCGCTTTTTTTGGGTCTTGCCAGTCTGCCGCACATTGCAAGCGGCAGAAAAATTGGACGATTAGAAACCTTAGCGTTGTTGGCAACTGTTGAGTCGAGGGTTAATTCCAATCTCGATCTTGAAGCACTTTTTGAAAAATACCTGGATCAGGCGCTTGGAGCGGTTGATGAGGAGTCCGAAGAAGTGGCCTCGAGCCGAGCGGAATCAACGGCATCCTCGATAGAAGATTATAGACGAAATTATGTCGGCGTCGCTAATGACCAAGAACTTCGTGAACTGGTTGAAGGACGATTGTCGTGA
- a CDS encoding ATP-binding cassette domain-containing protein translates to MIEVKDLRLSYGTDHGRVTVLKGASFSIRKGEKVAICGPSGSGKSTLLYILGGLLAPDSGVVNIGRMQIWNESEETRAKFRSTRVGFVFQSFHLIPGWTVLQNVLLGSEYQVSAVNLEDRAMSILKKLGIADLSDREPNQLSGGQAQRVAIARALLMNPDLILADEPTGALDSSTAHDILRAFDEINAEGKTVVIITHDEQIASSCDRVIRIRDGTVVGHEEGSTVDVAPAFNRSSFAPLDHSSRNWFSSAADFLRSYSPRKSFKILKRSPSRSLLTLFGIAVGVAAVVSMISVGRFAKERILESYGTLGVRNFKVWGYPNWRLSASKPLESYFREIQIQDLETVKTLFPEIRAYSPMARYWGPEISFLGKTISQDLNMLGVNEYGIGLNQYEIDVGRPLTVLDMEDRNSVCVMGSGLADQLGVQRGMIASVSDKPLVFIKNRNMRFACRLVGLLKHKKSSGEGRWDKPGFELFLPHTFLRAVRGESTNSNEGDLNQVLFEVKEGVIPDILADRVKEHFVRKYGEAGDFRAEANAKVINQMRKFLEIFNFLLIGIAFVTLIVGASGVTNMILVSLSERLRELGIRRAVGANSQHLRQLVIGESLTLCLTAGFVGLVFALGGLHIVLYFTSLIFPKVPFEWVFDPLAIGISLIAILGVGILSGLYPALRVEKLDVVSALRSDG, encoded by the coding sequence ATGATTGAAGTTAAGGATCTCCGTCTCAGTTATGGAACTGATCACGGTCGCGTCACCGTTTTAAAGGGTGCGTCGTTTTCAATTCGAAAGGGCGAAAAAGTCGCAATTTGCGGTCCGTCTGGATCCGGCAAATCGACTCTGCTTTATATTTTAGGTGGCTTGCTAGCGCCTGATTCTGGAGTCGTAAATATTGGTCGGATGCAGATCTGGAATGAATCCGAAGAGACTCGCGCTAAATTCCGATCGACAAGAGTTGGATTTGTATTTCAGAGCTTCCATCTTATTCCTGGTTGGACGGTATTGCAGAATGTACTTCTTGGTTCTGAATATCAGGTCTCGGCTGTGAATCTTGAGGATCGAGCAATGTCCATTCTCAAGAAATTAGGAATCGCAGATTTGTCGGATCGTGAACCCAATCAATTGTCGGGAGGTCAGGCCCAACGCGTCGCCATCGCAAGAGCTCTCTTGATGAATCCTGATCTCATTCTAGCCGATGAACCAACTGGTGCGCTAGACTCTTCGACCGCGCACGATATATTGCGCGCCTTCGATGAGATCAATGCAGAAGGGAAAACCGTCGTGATCATCACACATGACGAGCAAATCGCCTCGTCATGTGACCGTGTCATTCGTATCCGCGATGGAACGGTGGTAGGACACGAAGAAGGTTCAACAGTTGATGTTGCGCCAGCTTTCAATCGTTCCTCTTTCGCGCCATTAGATCACTCTTCAAGGAATTGGTTTTCGTCGGCCGCTGATTTTTTGCGCTCCTACTCTCCTCGCAAGTCCTTTAAAATTTTAAAACGCAGTCCTTCGAGAAGTTTGCTAACGCTGTTTGGAATCGCTGTGGGGGTCGCGGCCGTCGTGTCGATGATCTCGGTCGGCCGCTTCGCAAAAGAGCGTATTCTGGAATCATATGGCACCCTGGGCGTTAGAAATTTTAAAGTCTGGGGTTATCCAAACTGGCGCCTTTCGGCTTCAAAACCACTCGAATCCTATTTTCGAGAAATCCAGATTCAGGATCTGGAAACCGTGAAAACGTTGTTTCCTGAAATCCGTGCCTACTCTCCAATGGCTCGATACTGGGGACCAGAAATTTCATTTCTGGGTAAGACCATTTCTCAGGATCTGAATATGTTGGGAGTCAATGAGTACGGCATTGGTTTGAACCAATACGAGATCGACGTAGGTCGTCCGCTGACAGTTCTCGATATGGAGGATCGTAACAGCGTTTGTGTTATGGGTTCAGGCTTAGCAGATCAGCTGGGTGTTCAGCGTGGCATGATTGCATCCGTTTCTGACAAGCCCCTGGTGTTTATCAAAAATCGGAACATGCGATTTGCCTGCCGCTTGGTTGGGCTTTTGAAACATAAGAAATCTTCAGGTGAGGGCCGGTGGGACAAGCCGGGGTTCGAACTCTTTTTGCCGCACACTTTTCTTCGCGCCGTTCGGGGCGAGTCGACAAATTCAAATGAGGGTGATTTAAACCAGGTTTTATTTGAAGTGAAAGAAGGAGTCATCCCCGATATTTTAGCAGATCGCGTGAAAGAGCACTTTGTTCGAAAGTACGGCGAGGCCGGAGATTTTCGGGCGGAGGCAAACGCCAAGGTCATCAATCAGATGCGAAAGTTTTTAGAAATTTTCAATTTTTTACTGATTGGGATTGCGTTCGTGACGTTGATCGTCGGCGCCAGTGGCGTCACCAATATGATTTTAGTTTCCCTCTCGGAACGCCTTCGGGAGCTTGGAATCCGAAGAGCGGTTGGCGCGAACTCACAACATTTGCGCCAATTGGTGATTGGCGAAAGTCTTACGCTTTGTTTAACAGCTGGGTTTGTCGGGCTTGTCTTTGCCCTCGGAGGCCTCCATATTGTTTTATACTTTACCTCCCTGATCTTCCCCAAAGTGCCGTTTGAGTGGGTGTTTGATCCACTTGCAATCGGTATTAGTTTAATTGCAATTCTCGGGGTCGGTATCTTATCGGGGCTCTATCCTGCACTCAGAGTGGAAAAGCTAGATGTGGTGAGCGCACTTCGTTCGGATGGCTAA
- a CDS encoding MotA/TolQ/ExbB proton channel family protein — MGSGSEASWIVLVEWLSRLILLLLVGLSVWSIRLIVERWMFFKTLKSFDGEALELSTLLQAEAVRKSGKSSTWEESRLVWEKAFQSSSAPAGNEVASPYRRVFGNTSGLDNPDAFEKVVSSSLLRMRKEWEKSLPVLGTLGSTTPFIGLLGTVFGIIVSFGTLSSGNSDTFKVMASLAEALVLTAAGLAVAIPAVIANNYFTRKIIEFSRGIESLKELGMALRMKDTN; from the coding sequence ATGGGCTCAGGCAGCGAAGCGTCTTGGATTGTCTTAGTGGAATGGCTTTCACGCCTTATTTTACTCCTACTAGTTGGGCTATCCGTTTGGTCGATCCGCTTGATCGTCGAACGCTGGATGTTTTTTAAAACCCTCAAGAGTTTTGACGGCGAAGCGCTAGAACTTTCGACCCTGCTTCAAGCCGAAGCCGTTCGAAAAAGTGGGAAATCTTCAACTTGGGAAGAATCTCGACTTGTTTGGGAAAAAGCCTTTCAGTCAAGCTCTGCACCGGCTGGAAACGAAGTCGCCTCGCCGTATCGCCGCGTGTTCGGAAACACTTCGGGCCTGGACAATCCCGACGCTTTTGAAAAAGTGGTCAGTAGTTCGTTATTGAGAATGCGCAAAGAGTGGGAAAAAAGCCTCCCTGTGCTTGGAACTTTGGGATCGACAACTCCGTTCATTGGCCTTCTTGGCACTGTGTTTGGAATCATTGTTTCCTTTGGCACACTGTCATCTGGAAATTCCGATACCTTCAAAGTTATGGCCTCCCTTGCCGAAGCACTTGTCCTCACTGCGGCGGGCCTCGCAGTTGCGATCCCGGCCGTCATTGCAAACAATTATTTCACGCGAAAAATTATCGAGTTCAGTCGAGGGATTGAAAGTCTTAAGGAACTCGGGATGGCTCTCCGCATGAAGGACACGAACTAA
- a CDS encoding rhomboid family intramembrane serine protease, with translation MTGEQITGEPSQPVSRKLVKTLLHRVPRSDSNSISLLVVAVISVITVAGWRFESFGRLLPVSGAQVFDQFEFWRPWSACFAHADLPHLLSNMFMFAVLARFLGGHFGYWIFPFWVFFLGGIANLLVLPSYPPDVNVLGASGVVNVLGGVWLSLFFFISRNYRWKGRVLRTLGVGLLLFAPQEFRPQVAERVHMAGLLVGVIFGSGWFVMFKERIRSYEVWEEIPPEDPLDDLPPEVGP, from the coding sequence TTGACCGGTGAACAAATAACCGGTGAGCCATCTCAGCCGGTTTCTCGCAAACTTGTTAAAACCTTGCTCCATCGCGTACCCCGTAGTGACTCGAATTCGATCTCTCTGTTGGTGGTTGCGGTCATTTCGGTCATCACGGTTGCCGGCTGGCGATTTGAAAGTTTCGGGCGACTGCTGCCAGTGTCGGGCGCCCAGGTTTTTGATCAATTTGAATTTTGGCGCCCGTGGTCTGCCTGCTTTGCCCATGCAGATCTTCCCCACCTTTTAAGTAACATGTTTATGTTCGCTGTCCTTGCGAGATTTTTAGGCGGTCATTTCGGCTACTGGATTTTTCCTTTCTGGGTGTTTTTTCTAGGAGGTATCGCCAATCTTTTAGTCCTTCCTTCGTACCCGCCGGACGTGAACGTCTTGGGCGCAAGTGGAGTGGTGAACGTTCTTGGAGGGGTTTGGCTTTCGCTTTTCTTTTTCATCAGTCGCAATTACCGATGGAAGGGAAGAGTTCTTCGCACGTTAGGTGTGGGGCTTTTGCTATTCGCTCCACAAGAGTTTCGTCCCCAGGTGGCCGAACGCGTCCATATGGCGGGGCTTTTGGTTGGCGTTATTTTCGGTTCGGGGTGGTTTGTGATGTTCAAAGAGCGAATTCGGTCATATGAAGTTTGGGAAGAGATTCCGCCGGAAGACCCATTAGATGATCTTCCACCAGAAGTGGGTCCTTAG
- a CDS encoding outer membrane beta-barrel protein, protein MSKSSLKSNWYRTKTVVLSAAALLLVLFAAQAHADTVFVQPPLAEGEEAGLRASVYELVKAAVSNESGYSLASNAKEAEITLRSRVLKLGNSYIMSVDKIKGEKVLFTSKMKASTAEDLDTVSARVVRSALNETRAEGNAQVDDVTEDEVTRGTRRQQATRQWKLGFGPAWGSNLNTDKNGLLFNVGFVWGLDPHWDLDFGFKATGIDNTGSSAAYFTEFMLGANYHLTKNKTAPFITFGVGRASAGASQSDTFIFTDDTANGWALRAGAGVKLFRTSTVNLGLEANHSILMAKTSRSDKNPGVTSFVIALYY, encoded by the coding sequence ATGTCTAAATCGAGTCTCAAATCTAACTGGTACCGCACCAAAACAGTTGTTCTCTCGGCCGCTGCTTTGCTGCTCGTGCTGTTTGCTGCCCAAGCACATGCGGATACTGTCTTCGTTCAACCTCCTTTGGCCGAAGGTGAAGAAGCCGGCCTCCGAGCATCTGTTTATGAACTCGTGAAAGCAGCCGTTTCGAATGAATCTGGCTACTCTCTCGCTTCGAATGCAAAAGAAGCCGAGATCACGCTTCGGTCCCGGGTCTTGAAACTTGGGAACTCGTACATCATGAGCGTCGATAAAATAAAAGGTGAAAAAGTCTTATTCACGTCAAAGATGAAAGCTTCAACAGCAGAAGATCTGGACACTGTTTCGGCAAGAGTTGTTCGATCCGCACTGAATGAAACTCGCGCCGAAGGAAATGCACAAGTCGATGACGTCACAGAAGATGAAGTGACTCGCGGCACGCGCCGGCAGCAAGCAACTCGACAATGGAAGCTCGGCTTCGGTCCAGCTTGGGGTTCGAATCTCAATACTGATAAAAATGGCCTTCTTTTCAACGTCGGTTTTGTGTGGGGCCTAGATCCGCACTGGGATCTAGATTTCGGCTTCAAAGCGACTGGAATTGACAATACCGGATCCTCCGCTGCTTACTTCACCGAGTTTATGCTAGGCGCCAACTACCATTTAACGAAAAACAAAACGGCCCCATTCATAACTTTCGGTGTCGGCCGCGCATCTGCTGGAGCTTCGCAATCTGATACGTTCATCTTTACCGACGATACGGCCAATGGCTGGGCCCTACGAGCAGGCGCAGGCGTAAAGCTGTTCAGAACATCAACTGTTAATTTAGGACTCGAGGCCAATCATTCCATCTTGATGGCCAAGACTTCTCGCTCTGATAAAAATCCTGGCGTGACCTCGTTTGTCATTGCCCTTTACTATTGA